GGAAACACTGCACGAGACGCGCCCGACCGCGATCAATCTGCGCTGGGCACTCGACGAGATGCGGCGTTTCCTCAAACCTCTTGCTCCTTCGCAGCGCGCGGAAGCGGCTTACAAGCGTGCGGCCGAGATCGCCGACGAGGATGTCGGACTCAACCGCGCCATCGGCGAGAATGGTCTCGCCATCATCAAGGCCATCGCCGCGCGCAAGCAGCCGGGCGAGACGGTCAACATCCTCACCCACTGCAATGCCGGCTGGCTGGCGACCGTCGACTACGGCACGGCCACATCGCCGATCTATCTCGCTGTCGAAGCAGGCATACCCGTCCACGTCTATGTCGACGAAACGCGCCCGCGCAACCAGGGTGCCCAGCTGACCGCCTGGGAGATGGCGGGACACGGCGTGCCGCACACGCTGATCGTCGACAATGCCGGCGGCCATCTGATGCAGCGCGGCGCAATCGACATGGTCATCGTCGGCACCGACCGCACCACCGCCGATGGCGATGTCTGCAACAAGATCGGTACCTACCTCAAGGCACTCGCCGCCGCCGACAATGGCGTGCCGTTCTATGTCGCCCTACCCTCGCCGACCATCGACTGGACCGTGCATGACGGGCTGACCGAGATCCCGATCGAGCAACGCTCGGCCGACGAGGTGTCGCTGGTCTGGGGCAAGACGGTCAGCGGCGAGATCGCCCAGGTGCGCATATCGCCGGAGACGACGCCCGCGGCAAACCCGGCCTTCGACGTGACACCGGCGCGGCTGGTCACCGGGCTGATCACCGAACGCGGCGTGGCGAAGGCCTCACGCGAGGGGTTGAAAGCGATGTTCCCAGAGCGCGGATAATCTCTGCCCTCGAGGGGGAGATGGCCGCGAAGCGGTCAGAGCGGGTCGTCTCACATAGATCGCCGAGTTCGCTTTTCGCTACAGAAGGACGTTGGCGCGTCACGCGGAGCGACCCCCTCTGTCGCCTTGGCGACATCTCCCCCTCAAGGAGGGAGATCAACAGCGGCAGCAGTTGACAGCGCCGCCCTGCCCTTCCATACAAACCACGTTAATGTTCTCAGGGCGGGGTGAAAGTCCCCACCGGCGGTAAGGGTTTAGACCCAAGCCCGCGAGCGCTTTCCAGTTGTCGGGAAGGTCAGCAGATCCGGTGCGATTCCGGAGCCGACGGTTAGAGTCCGGATGAAAGAGAACGAACGGAAGACGGACCGCCCCGGCGGACCGGATTTCGTATCGTGCGTCCTGATTCTGGTTCGAAACGGAAGGATGGACCCATGAATCAGCATTCCCAGAAAGACTACGAGACGACCCGCATTGCCGTCATTCGCGCGCGCTGGCACGCCGATATCGTCGACGAGTGCGTCAAATCCTTCGAGGCGGAAATGGCCGTGCTTGGGGGCAGTCGCTTTGCCGTCGATGTCTTCGACGTGCCAGGCGCCTACGAGATCCCCCTGCACGCGAAGACCCTTGCCGACACCGGCCGCTACGCCGCGATCCTCGGCACCGCCTTTGTCGTCAATGGCGGCATCTACCGGCACGAATTCGTGGCCAGCGCGGTGATCGACGGCATGATGAACGTGCAGCTGTCGACCGGCGTGCCGGTTCTGTCGGCGGTGCTCACCCCGCTCAACTATCACGACAGCGCCGAGCATCACCGCCTCTTCTTCGAGCACTTCACCGTCAAGGGCAAGGAGGCGGCAAACGCCTGCGTCCAGATCCTTGCCGCGCGCGAGAAAATCGCGGCCTAACCAGCTGCCGCCGGGTGGGGAAACCCACCCGGCGCTTCGTTCGGCCTACAGCTTCAAGTCGAAATTGATCTTGAAGGCGTGTGACTGGGTATCCTTGGCGATCTGGCCGGAATAGGCAGCGCCGAGCGTTGCGTTGGACGACAGGGAGACATCGAAACCGGCTTCCAGCGCCAACGCGTCACGGGCAATCGGCACACCGGCGCTGGCGAAGGAGGCTCCACTGCCGAAGGCAAGCGTGGTGGTCGGCTGAACATCGCCGTAGGCGTGCTGCCAGCCCAGCATGCCATGCAAAGCGGTCATGCCGGTCCCGAACCGGGTCGATGCGCGCAGGCCCAGGGTCGAGAACGTGTTTTCGCTCGACGCACCCTGGCTGGTCAGGGCCGATGTGGTGCCGCCGGTTTCGGCAAAGCCATCCGCGCTGGCATGCACATAGGCCAGGTTGGCAAAGGGCTCGAAGGCGCCCAGGCTCGTGTCAAACCGGTATGCCAGTTCGCTGAAAGCCTGCGCCGTCTCGGCTCTGTAGCCCGCCGACAGCTGTTCGCTGAAGGCAGGAAACACGACGTCGCGCTTGGTGCCGATATCGTGCCAGCCATAGATGGCGCCAGCCCTGAAGCCGAGCGCGCCCATTTGCGTGCCCGCATAGACGCCGAGATCGTAATTGTCGCTGGTGCCCGACGAAGCGCGGTCGGAAACGTCGAAATTCGTGCGGCTGTAACCGCCGAGCACGCCGACCCGCCAGTCGCCGACCGGAATGTCCGCGCCGCCGACGAAGCCCGCGGTCGTGCGGTTGAAATCGGTGGCGTAGCCCGAGCCCTTGATGTCGCCAGTCATGGCCAGCGCTTCGCTCCAAATCACGATGCCGCCTGCGGTGGCGGGCGCGGCGTGCACGCCGGTGGCATCGATGGCAGCGGTGGTCATGGACACGTCGTCGGCATCGAAGGCCGAGCGGAGCCGACGGTTTGCCGAATCCCGGGCGAAACGGCTGTCATCGACGAGCGCGCCGAGGACGTCGGCATGAACTTCGCCGGAAAGCGCGTTTCCGTAGGGGCGCAGATAGCGGTAGAAGCCTACTGCCTCCACGGACGGGTCGCTCTCCAGCGCTTCCCGGTTGAGGATGTACATCGACCAGCCATCCTTGGTCTGGTTGAAGGAAAGCCCTTCGACTTCCTGCTCGCCCGCAATCTTCAAATTGCCGAGGATCTCGACTTCGCCGGTCTTGAGATTGGCGCGATAAATCGTCTTCTCGTCATTGTCGGTCGAGAAATACATCCAGCCGTCGAGGAGTTTGCCGCCCTGCGCCTGGTCGATGGTATGCGACAGCGGGATGTATTCCTTGAAGCTCCAGTCCGACAGATTGTAAACGGCGATTTCCGTCGCGTTCTCATAGGCCATGCCATAGCCGAGGCCGTTCTTGGCATCGACGGCGACCCAGCTGGCGATGTCATGGGTGCCATTGGGCGGATTGAGCGAAAAGGCCTGGCCGGTAAAGCTCATATCGCTCGCGCGATAGACCGCGAAAACCGGGTGGTCATATTTGCCTCCGGTGATCGGGTCGCGCTTGCTCGTGTCCAGCGAAATGTAGAGGAGCCCGTCGGCATAGTCGATGTCGCCAATATGGTTCAGCCCCAGGCTGGAGAATTCAGACGGAAGCTGGAGAGCGAGCGGGATGGCCGGCGAGACAGTCAATGACGGGTTGTAGTTCTTGTCGGTGCGCTCGAGGATATTGGTGCCGGAAAAGTACCAGTTCGTTCCATCCGTCGTCACGCCCTGCTGCTTGGAGGTTATCGCGTCGCCGGTAAAGGTCGTCTTTTCGACCATGATCCAGGGCTCGACGGCAAGCGCCGGGATCGATGTCATGGCGAGGGTGCCGGACACGAGGATGCAGGATGTTATGGTTTTCGGGAGGCCAGCCATGGCCGCCCCCTTCAGGGCGGCTTTGCTCGCGCGATCAATGATTGAAGACATTCTGTTGTGTTCCTGTTGGCAGGCTGTGATCGATTGTTCGGCGCGCACGACATCGACCAACGACAGCGGCGCCGTCGGCGATGGCAGGTCCGAGATTTTTGCTTCTTCGGGTGTTATTTACGCGGGTGGGGAAACCCACCCGGCGTTTCGTTTGGCTTACAGCTTCAGGTCGAAGTTGATCTTGAAGGCGTGTGACTGGGTATCCTTGGCAATCTGGCCGGAATAGGCAGCACCAAGCGTTGCGTTGGATGACAGGGAAACATCGAAACCGGCTTCGATAGCCAACGCGTCACGGGCGATCGGCACGCCCGAGGTTGTGAAGGACGATCCGGTGTTGAAGGCCAGGTTGGAGACCGGAATGACGTCGCTGTAGGCGTGCTGCCAGCCCAGCATGCCGTGCAGGGTTGTCTTGGGCATGCCCCCATCAAATTGGGTCGAGGCACGAACGCCGAAGGTCGAGAAGCTATTTTCCGTCGTCATCTTCTGGCTGGTCAGTGCCGACGTCGTGCCGCCGGTCTCGGCAAAGCCATCAGTATTCAAATGGACATAGGCAAGGTTGGCAAAGGGTTCGATGGCATTGCGGCCGATGTCGAGCCGGTAGGCCAGTTCACCGAAAGCCTGCGCCGTCGCGGCCTTGTAGTTGGCGGAGAGCGATTCGCTAAAAGCTGGGAAGACGACGTTGCGCTTCGTGTCGATGTCGTGCCAGCCATAGAATGCGCCGGTACGGAAGCCCAGCGCACCCCATTGCGTGCCAGCATAGATGCCGAGATCATAATTGTCGCTGGAGCCGGACGAGGCGCGATCGGTGACATCAAAGCTCGAATGGCTATAGCCGCCGAGCACGCCGAGCCGCCAGCTTCCGACAGGTGCGTCGGCGCCGCCAACGAAGCCAGCGGTGTTGCGGCCGAAGTCCGCCGCGTAGCCGGAGGCCTTCACATCGCCAGTCGTCGCAAGCGCTTCGCTCCAGATGACGATGCCATCGGCGTCGGCAGGTGCGGCATGCAGGCCTTTGTCGTCGAGGGCGGCGGTCATCGAAGGTGGCGTGGCCACCGCATCGAAGGCTGACCGAATTCGGCGGTTTGCCGCATCGCGTATGAAACGGCTGTCCTCGACAAGCGCACCATTGATGTCGGCATGGATCTCCCCGGAAAGCGCGTTTCCAAAGGGGCGCAGATATTGGTAAAAGGCGACGGTCTTGTCTTCATTGGGCCCGTCCAGATGTTCCCGGTTGAGGACGTGAAGTTTCCAGCCGTCCTTCGTCATCTTGAAGGCAAGGCCTTCGGTTTCCTGCCCGTCCGGAGACTGCAGATTGCCCAATTTCTCGACTTCTCCGGTCTTCAGATTTGCCCGGTATATTCCGTTGGTTTCGTCATTTGCGGAAAAATACATCCAGCCGTCGAGGAGCTTGCCGCCCTGTGCCGCGTCGACGGTCTGCGACAAGGGGATGTATTCCTTGAAGCTCCAGTCCGCGAGATTGTAAACCGCCAGCTCCGTGGCGTTATTGTACGCCATGCCGTAGCCGAGGCCATTCTTGGCATCGACTGCCACCCAGCTTGCAATGTCAATGGTGCCGGTGGGCGGATTAAGCGCAAAGGCCTTGCCGGTATAGCTCAGGTCACTTGCGTTATAGATCGCAAAAACAGGATTGTTGTATCTGTATCCAGTGACAGGGTCTGCGACGCTTGAATCCAGCGAAATATACAGAAGCCCGTCGGCATAATCGATGTCACCGATGTGGTTCAAGCCGGCGTCGGAGAATTGGGACGGAATCTCCAGCACATGTGGAATGCCGGGCGCCGCAACCAGGTTGCGATTGTAGTTGCCGTCGGTGCGCTCGAGAATATTGGTGCCGGAGAAATACCAGTTCGTGCCGTCTGTCGTCACTCCCTGCTTCTTCGATGTTGTGGCATCGCCGGTAAAGACCGTCTTTTCGACCATGATCCATGGCTCGACGGCAAGGGCCGGCATCGACGTCATGACGAGAGCGCCAGACACGAGGATGCAGGATGTTATGGTTTTCGGGAGGCCAGCCATGGCCGTCCCCTTCAGGGCGGCTTTGCTCGCGCGATCAATGATTGAAGACATTCTGTTGTGTTCCTGTTGGCAGGCTGTGATCGATTGTTCGGCGCGCACGACATCGACCAACGACAGCGGCGGCGTCGGCGATGGCAGGTCCGAGATTTTTGCTTCTTCGGGTGTTATTTAAACAGTAATTTATCGGCCGCTCTGGCCGCTGGTTCAACGATGTGCTCACTAGGGGGAGCGCGTGACAATCATATGAATAATGGGAACAATATGAAAAATTCAGCCGCCCGCCCAAGGGCATCCCGGATGACATCGCGCATGACGGGCTCGTCCTCCGGCCTTCATGCCAGGCTGCTCAACGAAATCGGCCAAGGCATCGTGCGCGGAGAATTCGTTCCCGGCGACCAGTTGCCGAATGGCGACGACTGGAGCGCCTCGTTCGGTGCGAGCCGCACGGGCCTGCGCGAAGTCGTCAAGGTGCTGGCGGGCAAGGGCATGGTGGAGATGCGCCCCCGGACAGGAACACGCGTGCGGCCTCGCAAGCACTGGAACTTCCTCGATCCCGACGTGCTGATGTGGCGTTTCGGCGCGAGGGCGACCGCCGAGGACGCGCGCTCCCTGTTCGAGTTGCGCCGCGCCATCGAGCCGATGGCCGGCGCGCTGGCGGCGGAGCGCGCTACGCCGGAGCAGATCGCCGAATTGAAGGCCATCCTTAAGGAGATGGAAGAGGCCGGCGACGACGGCGAGCGCTTCGCCGTACCCGATCTCGCCTTTCACCAGGCAATCCTGCATATGTCGGGGAACGAGCTGATCGGTTCGCTCGCCGCCTTGATCGAGACCGCGCTGGTGATCAGCTTCCGGCTTTCGGATGACAGTCCCGCAGGACAGCGTCAATCGCTCAAACTGCATCAGCGGATCGTGGAAAGCATCGAAAAGCGCAATCCCACCGCCACCAGCAAGGCACTGGTCGCCCTGCTGGATGGAGCGGAGGAAGACGTGCGGCTTTCCTTGGCGGCAAGGACTGGCAGGCAGAAGTAGGGCCACGCAGCCGAAAGCAAGATCCAGACACCCGTCAGCGGCTGTCCTGGATGTCATGTAACGCGCAAGATCGGATGGCATTGGGCGGCAACAGCGATAGAAACGGCCTGGAAGACGATGCTGACGGTCTCGAACTTCCGAGCGGCGATCGAGGTTTTCGCCGACCCGGCCGCCGCGATCCGGCGCGGCCGGGCTATCGCTTTCCTTACGCCGACCGCCGACACCTGGTGCGGGCGGTCGTGAAATCTGCGGCTGGGGGCGCGGAATGGTGGATGGTCAGCTTCCATCTCAAAGCGCTAAGGAAGCGCTCGCCGTCATTGAGCGCGCATAAAGGTTGGGTGCGTTGTTGAAATGAAACGGCGCGGAGGGTCGTCAACTCCCTGGCAGGTCCGGAAATCGTCCTGGCGCCTAAGTGCAATGTAGTGGGACATCCACCTCGTGGTGAGTTTTCCGGATCATCCAGTCGTTCTTCGGGTCCTTTAGGCCCGGGCTCAATTGCAAGCCATCCTGCAATCGTCCTAGCTTAGCCCCTCCCGGTATTCTGCGGACCAGGTTCACCGTACAGGGCAGGACTGAATTGAATTATCGCGAAAACCATTACGTTCCGTGTTGGTATCAAGAGCGTTTTTTACCCGTCGAGGGCGAAAAAAAGTTCCGATACCTGGACCTGAGACCTGCCCGTATTCCCGACCAAAACGGAGTACTTCGCCCGACCAAAAATCCAAGGCGCTGGGGGGCCGCGTCCTGCTTCAAGGAGACCGATCTGTACACAGTCAAATATGGACAACAGGAATCGACCGACATTGAGAAGTTTTTCTTCGGAAAGGTCGATGACGAGGGTCGTCATGCAGTCGATTTTTTTGCCCAATATGAGTCATTCAACGATTATCGGGGACGGGTACCACCAGAAAGGATATTTCGCTCCTTGCTCACCTACATGAGCGTTCAGAAATTTCGCACGCCCAAAGGATTGCTCTATCTCTCGGCGCTGCTGAAAGTGTCGGCCAAAAACACCCTTTTGGACGAAATGCAGCGGTTGCAAAATCTACATAGCGCAATTTGGACCGAGAGCGTTTGGGTTCTTGCTAACGCAGACAGCACTGCCACAAAGTTCAT
The nucleotide sequence above comes from Mesorhizobium shangrilense. Encoded proteins:
- the mtnA gene encoding S-methyl-5-thioribose-1-phosphate isomerase, whose amino-acid sequence is MNVGDRHFRTIWLSDDGRSVEIIDQRWLPHDFRIETIGTVAGIATAIRDMWVRGAPLIGVTAAYGVAMQMADDPSDEALDAAWETLHETRPTAINLRWALDEMRRFLKPLAPSQRAEAAYKRAAEIADEDVGLNRAIGENGLAIIKAIAARKQPGETVNILTHCNAGWLATVDYGTATSPIYLAVEAGIPVHVYVDETRPRNQGAQLTAWEMAGHGVPHTLIVDNAGGHLMQRGAIDMVIVGTDRTTADGDVCNKIGTYLKALAAADNGVPFYVALPSPTIDWTVHDGLTEIPIEQRSADEVSLVWGKTVSGEIAQVRISPETTPAANPAFDVTPARLVTGLITERGVAKASREGLKAMFPERG
- a CDS encoding 6,7-dimethyl-8-ribityllumazine synthase; translation: MNQHSQKDYETTRIAVIRARWHADIVDECVKSFEAEMAVLGGSRFAVDVFDVPGAYEIPLHAKTLADTGRYAAILGTAFVVNGGIYRHEFVASAVIDGMMNVQLSTGVPVLSAVLTPLNYHDSAEHHRLFFEHFTVKGKEAANACVQILAAREKIAA
- a CDS encoding autotransporter outer membrane beta-barrel domain-containing protein — translated: MSSIIDRASKAALKGAAMAGLPKTITSCILVSGTLAMTSIPALAVEPWIMVEKTTFTGDAITSKQQGVTTDGTNWYFSGTNILERTDKNYNPSLTVSPAIPLALQLPSEFSSLGLNHIGDIDYADGLLYISLDTSKRDPITGGKYDHPVFAVYRASDMSFTGQAFSLNPPNGTHDIASWVAVDAKNGLGYGMAYENATEIAVYNLSDWSFKEYIPLSHTIDQAQGGKLLDGWMYFSTDNDEKTIYRANLKTGEVEILGNLKIAGEQEVEGLSFNQTKDGWSMYILNREALESDPSVEAVGFYRYLRPYGNALSGEVHADVLGALVDDSRFARDSANRRLRSAFDADDVSMTTAAIDATGVHAAPATAGGIVIWSEALAMTGDIKGSGYATDFNRTTAGFVGGADIPVGDWRVGVLGGYSRTNFDVSDRASSGTSDNYDLGVYAGTQMGALGFRAGAIYGWHDIGTKRDVVFPAFSEQLSAGYRAETAQAFSELAYRFDTSLGAFEPFANLAYVHASADGFAETGGTTSALTSQGASSENTFSTLGLRASTRFGTGMTALHGMLGWQHAYGDVQPTTTLAFGSGASFASAGVPIARDALALEAGFDVSLSSNATLGAAYSGQIAKDTQSHAFKINFDLKL
- a CDS encoding autotransporter outer membrane beta-barrel domain-containing protein, producing the protein MAGLPKTITSCILVSGALVMTSMPALAVEPWIMVEKTVFTGDATTSKKQGVTTDGTNWYFSGTNILERTDGNYNRNLVAAPGIPHVLEIPSQFSDAGLNHIGDIDYADGLLYISLDSSVADPVTGYRYNNPVFAIYNASDLSYTGKAFALNPPTGTIDIASWVAVDAKNGLGYGMAYNNATELAVYNLADWSFKEYIPLSQTVDAAQGGKLLDGWMYFSANDETNGIYRANLKTGEVEKLGNLQSPDGQETEGLAFKMTKDGWKLHVLNREHLDGPNEDKTVAFYQYLRPFGNALSGEIHADINGALVEDSRFIRDAANRRIRSAFDAVATPPSMTAALDDKGLHAAPADADGIVIWSEALATTGDVKASGYAADFGRNTAGFVGGADAPVGSWRLGVLGGYSHSSFDVTDRASSGSSDNYDLGIYAGTQWGALGFRTGAFYGWHDIDTKRNVVFPAFSESLSANYKAATAQAFGELAYRLDIGRNAIEPFANLAYVHLNTDGFAETGGTTSALTSQKMTTENSFSTFGVRASTQFDGGMPKTTLHGMLGWQHAYSDVIPVSNLAFNTGSSFTTSGVPIARDALAIEAGFDVSLSSNATLGAAYSGQIAKDTQSHAFKINFDLKL
- a CDS encoding FadR/GntR family transcriptional regulator is translated as MTGSSSGLHARLLNEIGQGIVRGEFVPGDQLPNGDDWSASFGASRTGLREVVKVLAGKGMVEMRPRTGTRVRPRKHWNFLDPDVLMWRFGARATAEDARSLFELRRAIEPMAGALAAERATPEQIAELKAILKEMEEAGDDGERFAVPDLAFHQAILHMSGNELIGSLAALIETALVISFRLSDDSPAGQRQSLKLHQRIVESIEKRNPTATSKALVALLDGAEEDVRLSLAARTGRQK